Proteins encoded within one genomic window of Cyprinus carpio isolate SPL01 chromosome B22, ASM1834038v1, whole genome shotgun sequence:
- the LOC109083478 gene encoding transmembrane protein 121-like, whose amino-acid sequence MVPPPPSNKPHVCLSCVLIMSSMALLDAYLVEQNQGPRKVGICIMVMVGDVCFLIVLRYIAVWVGAEVRTAKRGYAMILWFFYVFVLEIKVYFVYQNYKAEGERVDALTCKAFTVLLSVFVPGLYVTLAAIDHMEYVRPLKKREELRSRLFWVVVDLLDILDIQASLWEPQRKGLPLWVEGLTFFYCYILLLILPCVSLSEISMQGVNIVPHKMLLYPILSLVAINFITIFIRGGNMVFYRDIRVSGILMGKNVLAIVLKMCSFVQYRRHLQEAPTHVLAPELQRDAVPQSSRGAVPVVMPMPVTMPTPQVVIQDLTTLPEEPELEET is encoded by the coding sequence ATGGTCCCACCGCCCCCTTCCAACAAGCCACACGTTTGCCTTTCGTGTGTGCTTATCATGAGTAGCATGGCGCTGCTGGATGCCTACCTTGTGGAGCAGAATCAAGGTCCACGGAAGGTGGGCATCTGCATCATGGTGATGGTAGGGGACGTGTGTTTCCTCATTGTACTACGGTACATTGCGGTATGGGTCGGCGCTGAAGTACGAACCGCTAAACGCGGCTACGCCATGATTCTCTGGTTCTTCTACGTCTTTGTGCTGGAGATCAAGGTATACTTTGTCTACCAGAACTACAAGGCAGAAGGCGAGAGAGTGGACGCTCTTACCTGCAAGGCTTTTACGGTGCTGCTTTCCGTGTTTGTGCCGGGACTTTACGTTACGTTGGCAGCCATCGACCACATGGAATACGTTCGTCCGCTCAAGAAGAGGGAGGAGTTGAGGAGTCGGCTGTTCTGGGTTGTGGTGGATCTTCTCGACATCTTGGACATTCAGGCCAGCCTATGGGAGCCTCAGAGAAAAGGGCTCCCTCTATGGGTGGAGGGCCTTACTTTTTTCTACTGCTACATACTACTTCTGATTCTGCCGTGTGTGTCGCTAAGTGAAATTAGCATGCAAGGTGTGAACATTGTGCCGCACAAGATGTTGTTGTATCCCATTCTCAGTTTGGTCGCCATTAATTTTATTACGATTTTTATACGGGGAGGAAATATGGTGTTTTATAGGGACATCCGAGTGTCTGGAATACTAATGGGTAAGAACGTCCTCGCCATTGTCCTGAAAATGTGCAGCTTCGTGCAGTACCGGAGACACCTGCAGGAGGCGCCAACACATGTTCTCGCTCCAGAACTACAGAGGGATGCAGTGCCACAAAGTTCTCGAGGGGCAGTGCCAGTCGTAATGCCCATGCCCGTCACCATGCCAACTCCGCAGGTAGTCATACAAGATCTCACCACACTTCCTGAAGAGCCCGAACTTGAGGAAACATGA